The following are from one region of the Haloactinomyces albus genome:
- a CDS encoding lytic transglycosylase domain-containing protein, with the protein MVALSLLGAMVTTVGLVSVLGKPDAAPVAGPLPERALEPAPVRPGSTAPPVQKPVPVPEPQPQDSEGLIGPIREWANKVATAVDIPARALVSYVRADLAMSEYQPDCRISWATLAGIGRVESDHGRYGNRTLGEDAVPSRPIIGVALDGGPNVRAISDTDNGALDGDPIHDRAVGPMQFIPTTWSKWATDGNGDGVGNPQNLDDAATAAARYLCAGGRDMSSGQGWWSGVMSYNNSVEYARKVYALAETYAAASNRRE; encoded by the coding sequence GTGGTTGCTCTGAGTCTGCTGGGGGCGATGGTCACCACGGTCGGGCTCGTTTCCGTGCTCGGAAAGCCGGACGCGGCACCGGTCGCAGGCCCACTTCCCGAACGAGCGCTCGAACCGGCTCCGGTGCGTCCCGGATCCACCGCACCACCCGTGCAGAAGCCGGTCCCCGTTCCGGAACCGCAGCCGCAGGACTCCGAGGGGCTCATCGGCCCGATCCGGGAATGGGCCAACAAGGTGGCCACGGCCGTGGACATCCCCGCACGAGCGCTCGTGTCCTACGTGCGTGCCGACCTGGCCATGAGCGAGTACCAGCCGGACTGTCGGATCTCCTGGGCGACGTTGGCGGGTATCGGACGTGTCGAATCGGACCACGGCCGGTACGGGAACCGGACGCTGGGCGAGGACGCGGTTCCGTCACGGCCGATCATCGGGGTGGCGCTGGATGGCGGTCCGAACGTGCGTGCCATCAGCGACACGGACAACGGTGCGCTCGACGGTGATCCGATCCATGACCGTGCCGTGGGACCGATGCAGTTCATTCCCACCACCTGGTCGAAGTGGGCCACCGACGGCAATGGTGACGGGGTGGGTAATCCGCAGAACCTGGACGATGCCGCGACGGCTGCCGCACGTTACCTGTGCGCGGGCGGACGTGATATGAGCAGCGGACAGGGTTGGTGGTCCGGTGTGATGTCCTACAACAACTCCGTGGAGTACGCCCGGAAGGTGTACGCCCTGGCCGAAACCTACGCTGCTGCGAGCAATCGCCGCGAGTAG
- a CDS encoding PPE domain-containing protein, protein MGWGLDHIREVGGNIADDVRNAACATVDDFRSAADRVHDRLTPDIRPEGVSGHRIYAWFHHGPGTGSLDDAVDGWGKVSEKHAEVADAVDSAMGKLRASWEGEAATAAQTAGRALRDAADTASACAARAGSALAAQSFEFNEAKKNVLDVSAHPPRIDPLTGELGAVDYHQEARSYAAEQRTNQAALQGYGSQTGGHAGSVPRFDGSGGAAPVVTALAWSEDDGLPGGGGFEFGADHDLSGASVAAGAAGLAAGGVAVLGGDVLGERVGGRGGISGRGVSGFGDRADTGSGGAARSTTGAPPRAAGAGGRGRQGADDEQHENPEWLAADESPDELFGIAGRTAPPVLGALPSEREDRQ, encoded by the coding sequence ATGGGCTGGGGACTGGACCACATCCGGGAGGTCGGCGGCAATATCGCCGACGACGTGCGGAATGCTGCTTGCGCGACCGTCGATGATTTCCGGAGTGCGGCGGACCGGGTGCACGACCGGTTGACGCCGGACATCCGTCCGGAAGGCGTCAGCGGCCACCGGATCTACGCCTGGTTCCACCACGGGCCCGGCACCGGCAGCCTCGACGATGCGGTCGACGGCTGGGGCAAGGTGTCCGAGAAGCACGCCGAGGTCGCCGACGCCGTCGACTCCGCGATGGGCAAGCTGCGGGCCTCCTGGGAGGGTGAGGCAGCGACCGCCGCGCAGACCGCCGGCCGCGCCTTGCGTGATGCCGCCGACACCGCGAGCGCCTGTGCTGCCCGGGCCGGTAGTGCCCTGGCGGCGCAGAGCTTCGAGTTCAACGAGGCGAAGAAGAACGTTCTCGACGTGTCCGCGCACCCACCGAGGATCGACCCGCTCACGGGTGAGCTCGGTGCGGTCGACTATCACCAGGAGGCTCGGTCCTACGCCGCCGAGCAACGGACCAATCAGGCAGCGCTGCAGGGATACGGTTCGCAGACCGGCGGCCACGCAGGCAGTGTGCCGCGCTTCGACGGGTCCGGTGGCGCTGCCCCCGTGGTCACCGCCTTGGCCTGGAGCGAGGACGACGGACTGCCCGGGGGTGGCGGTTTCGAGTTCGGTGCCGACCACGATCTCTCCGGTGCGAGTGTGGCGGCCGGTGCGGCAGGCCTCGCCGCAGGCGGTGTTGCCGTACTCGGTGGCGATGTGCTCGGCGAGCGGGTCGGTGGCCGCGGTGGCATCAGCGGACGGGGTGTCTCCGGCTTCGGTGATCGAGCGGACACCGGTTCCGGTGGGGCCGCCCGCAGTACCACCGGTGCACCGCCGAGAGCAGCCGGTGCGGGCGGCCGGGGCCGGCAGGGTGCGGACGACGAGCAGCACGAGAATCCCGAGTGGCTGGCGGCCGACGAGAGCCCGGACGAACTGTTCGGCATCGCCGGGAGAACCGCCCCGCCCGTGCTCGGCGCGCTGCCCTCCGAGCGGGAAGACCGGCAGTGA
- a CDS encoding lytic murein transglycosylase, with amino-acid sequence MLGVVVLAVLMLVVWSVVTDSAHRSRSRTPVELPTAEAPPDPGVEPPTIRLLPSDAAVRSPDNRPQQQLAGWAASMSEELDIPRPALEAYGYAASALEVTRPKCGLSWSVLAGVAAVESRHGRHGGAELDRTGRTSEPIRGLPLDGRDGVMLIRDTDNGKLDGDLVFDRAVGPFQFIPTTWKEWGTDADGDGVADPDDIDDAAMAAGHYLCASGGDLRDADRFWEALLDYNASRSYGQDVLDHADYYGRKSRRLSARR; translated from the coding sequence ATGCTGGGCGTGGTTGTTCTGGCCGTGCTGATGCTCGTGGTGTGGAGCGTCGTCACCGATTCGGCCCACAGGTCCCGGTCGAGAACTCCGGTCGAGTTGCCGACGGCGGAAGCGCCGCCGGATCCCGGAGTCGAGCCGCCGACCATCCGGTTGCTTCCGTCCGACGCAGCGGTGCGCAGCCCCGATAACCGGCCGCAGCAGCAGCTTGCCGGCTGGGCGGCGTCGATGTCCGAGGAGCTCGATATTCCGAGACCCGCGCTGGAAGCCTATGGGTATGCCGCGAGTGCTCTGGAGGTCACCCGACCGAAGTGTGGGCTGAGCTGGTCGGTCCTGGCCGGAGTCGCCGCCGTCGAATCCCGGCACGGTCGCCACGGCGGTGCCGAACTCGACCGGACGGGGCGCACCAGCGAGCCGATCCGGGGGTTGCCCTTGGACGGCCGGGACGGGGTGATGCTCATCCGGGACACCGACAACGGCAAGCTCGACGGAGACCTGGTCTTCGACAGGGCTGTGGGGCCCTTCCAGTTCATTCCGACGACCTGGAAGGAGTGGGGCACCGACGCCGACGGCGATGGGGTCGCCGATCCCGACGATATCGATGATGCGGCGATGGCCGCAGGACACTACCTGTGCGCCTCCGGTGGGGACCTCCGCGATGCCGATCGGTTCTGGGAGGCGTTGCTGGACTACAACGCGAGCCGCAGTTACGGCCAGGATGTTCTCGACCATGCCGACTACTACGGACGGAAGAGTCGTCGGCTCTCCGCCAGGCGGTGA
- the mfd gene encoding transcription-repair coupling factor, whose amino-acid sequence MTQAGSQPGDSPSAGLLGGLLETLFRDPAVQQIVEATDRSRLVLEGPAAARPMVAAALAAGERAGGVNRPVLLVTATGRAADETAAALSGLLGADGVEVLPSWETLPHERLSPRADTVGKRLAVLRRLAHPEEDARGPIRVLITTVRSLIQPIAPGLGELPPVRLRVGAEHDFEELVQRLAGLAYERVDMVEKRGEFAVRGGIIDVFPPTEEHPLRVEFWGDEATEIRPFSVGDQRSLSEDSGTEDDVELFAPPCRELLITADVQERASTLAAQHESDPQLTEMLGKIAAGAPVDGMEALIPALCAGEMQLLTDLVPATTHVVLADPEKVRARAADLVRTGQEFLEASWMVAADGGKAPIDLGASAYRGLAEVAEHTRERGLPWWTLSQLSSDADAGETTDVAAETVRLTLKPVEQYRGELERAFTDLRTHTAGGGAAVIVVPGTGTAQRAVQQLGEVELPAGHAEDGLVSEPESGVVTVVRGGLEDGFAAPDVGLVVLTETDLTGGRGGTSTKDMRRMPSRRRDGVDPLALKPGDHVVHEQHGIGKYVEMVQRTVGDATREYLVLEYASSKRGQPGDRLFVPTDQLDEVSRYVGGELPTLNKLGGTDWKNTKAKARKAVKEIASELVQLYAARQSSPGHAFSADTPWQRELEDAFPYTETGDQLAAIEEAKADMQSSVPMDRVVSGDVGYGKTEIAVRAAFKAVQEGKQVAVLVPTTLLAQQHLNTFTDRMHSFPVVIKGLSRFTDPHEGEQTVNGLASGEVDIVIGTHRLLQTGIRYKDLGLVIVDEEQRFGVEHKEHIKSLRTHVDVLTMSATPIPRTLEMSMAGIREMSTILTPPEERHPVLTYVGAYDEKQVAAAIRRELLRDGQVFFVHNRVQSIEKAARHLRELVPEARIVTAHGQMNEDRLEKIIQGFWEREHDVLVCTTIVETGLDISNANTLIVERSDTLGLAQLHQLRGRVGRARERGYAYFLYPPEKPLTDTAHDRLATIAQNSELGAGMAVAMKDLEIRGAGNILGAEQSGHIAGVGFDLYMRLVGEAVQAFREHAGAEPGEEEELAEVRVDLPVDAHIPHDYVPGERLRLEAYRKIAAAAAGPALDAVRSELADRYGPVPDSVERLLKVAAFRQVCRAHGVTEVTLQGSSLRLAPVELSESAQVRLKRLYPKAVYKAAVRTVSVPRPTEGAAGGRIGAPQLRDEALLDWCTKLVESLVAAPAPVG is encoded by the coding sequence ATGACCCAGGCTGGCTCCCAACCGGGCGATTCCCCATCGGCCGGATTACTGGGCGGACTGCTCGAAACATTGTTCCGGGATCCGGCTGTGCAGCAGATCGTCGAGGCGACCGATCGTTCTCGCCTGGTCCTGGAGGGGCCCGCGGCGGCGCGCCCGATGGTGGCCGCCGCCCTGGCCGCCGGGGAGCGTGCCGGCGGAGTGAACCGCCCGGTACTGCTGGTCACCGCGACCGGACGTGCGGCCGACGAGACCGCGGCGGCTCTGTCGGGCCTGCTCGGCGCGGACGGTGTCGAAGTGCTGCCGTCGTGGGAGACGCTGCCGCACGAGCGGCTCTCACCACGCGCCGACACCGTCGGCAAGAGGTTGGCGGTGCTGCGCCGTCTGGCCCATCCCGAGGAGGACGCGCGCGGCCCGATCCGGGTACTGATCACGACGGTGCGCAGCCTGATCCAGCCGATCGCGCCCGGTCTGGGCGAGCTGCCTCCGGTACGGCTGCGCGTCGGTGCGGAACACGACTTCGAGGAGCTGGTCCAACGCCTGGCGGGGCTGGCCTACGAACGGGTCGACATGGTGGAAAAGCGCGGCGAGTTCGCCGTGCGCGGCGGCATCATCGATGTGTTCCCGCCCACCGAGGAGCATCCGCTGCGGGTCGAGTTCTGGGGGGACGAAGCCACCGAGATCCGGCCTTTCTCGGTGGGCGATCAGCGGTCGCTGTCCGAGGACAGCGGTACGGAGGACGACGTCGAACTGTTCGCGCCACCGTGCCGGGAGTTGCTGATCACCGCCGATGTGCAGGAGCGCGCGAGCACGCTCGCCGCTCAGCACGAGTCCGATCCGCAGCTGACCGAGATGCTCGGCAAGATTGCCGCCGGTGCTCCGGTGGACGGTATGGAAGCGTTGATTCCGGCGCTGTGCGCGGGAGAAATGCAGTTGCTGACCGATCTGGTCCCGGCAACTACCCACGTCGTGCTCGCCGATCCGGAGAAGGTGCGGGCCAGGGCCGCCGATCTGGTGCGCACCGGCCAGGAGTTCCTGGAGGCTTCCTGGATGGTGGCGGCCGATGGCGGGAAGGCGCCGATCGATCTCGGGGCCTCGGCCTACCGGGGGTTGGCCGAGGTCGCCGAGCACACCCGTGAGCGGGGGTTGCCGTGGTGGACGCTGAGCCAGCTCAGCAGCGACGCCGACGCGGGGGAGACCACCGATGTGGCCGCCGAGACCGTGCGCCTGACGCTGAAACCGGTGGAGCAGTACCGAGGTGAGCTCGAACGTGCCTTCACCGATCTGCGTACGCACACGGCGGGCGGGGGTGCCGCGGTGATCGTCGTGCCCGGGACCGGGACAGCCCAGCGTGCCGTGCAGCAGTTGGGCGAGGTGGAGCTTCCCGCCGGGCACGCCGAGGACGGACTCGTTTCGGAGCCGGAGTCCGGTGTGGTCACGGTCGTGCGTGGCGGTTTGGAGGACGGTTTCGCCGCGCCCGACGTGGGGCTCGTGGTGCTGACCGAGACCGACCTGACCGGTGGACGTGGTGGAACGTCCACAAAGGACATGCGCAGGATGCCCTCGCGTCGTCGCGACGGTGTCGACCCGCTCGCGCTCAAGCCGGGCGATCACGTCGTGCACGAGCAGCACGGCATCGGCAAGTACGTCGAGATGGTGCAGCGCACCGTCGGTGACGCCACTCGTGAGTACCTGGTGCTGGAGTACGCCTCCAGTAAGCGCGGCCAGCCCGGCGACCGGCTGTTCGTGCCGACCGACCAGCTCGACGAGGTCTCCCGCTATGTCGGCGGCGAGCTGCCCACGCTGAACAAGCTCGGCGGAACGGACTGGAAGAACACCAAGGCCAAGGCGCGCAAGGCGGTCAAGGAGATCGCCTCCGAACTCGTCCAGCTCTACGCTGCCCGCCAGTCCTCACCCGGCCATGCGTTCAGCGCGGACACCCCGTGGCAGCGCGAGCTCGAGGACGCCTTCCCCTACACCGAGACCGGCGACCAGCTGGCCGCGATCGAGGAAGCCAAGGCCGACATGCAGAGCTCGGTGCCGATGGACCGGGTCGTCTCCGGTGACGTCGGCTACGGCAAGACCGAGATCGCCGTGCGCGCCGCCTTCAAGGCGGTGCAGGAAGGCAAGCAGGTCGCGGTGCTGGTGCCGACGACGCTGCTGGCCCAGCAGCACCTCAACACCTTCACCGACCGGATGCACTCCTTCCCGGTGGTCATCAAGGGTCTGTCGCGGTTCACCGACCCGCACGAGGGCGAGCAGACCGTCAACGGGTTGGCCAGTGGCGAGGTGGACATCGTCATCGGCACGCATCGCCTGCTGCAGACCGGTATCCGCTACAAGGACCTGGGGCTGGTGATCGTCGACGAGGAGCAGCGCTTCGGTGTCGAGCACAAGGAGCACATCAAGTCACTGCGCACGCACGTCGACGTGCTGACCATGTCGGCCACGCCGATCCCCCGGACGCTGGAGATGAGCATGGCCGGTATCCGCGAGATGTCGACCATCCTCACCCCGCCCGAGGAGCGCCACCCGGTGCTGACCTACGTCGGCGCTTATGACGAGAAGCAGGTGGCCGCGGCGATCCGGCGGGAGCTGCTGCGCGACGGCCAGGTCTTCTTCGTGCACAACCGGGTGCAGAGCATCGAGAAGGCCGCGCGACACCTGCGGGAGCTCGTGCCGGAGGCACGCATCGTCACCGCGCACGGCCAGATGAACGAGGACAGGCTGGAAAAGATCATCCAGGGTTTCTGGGAACGCGAGCACGACGTGCTGGTGTGCACCACGATCGTGGAGACCGGCCTGGACATCTCCAACGCCAACACGCTGATCGTGGAGCGCTCGGACACGCTCGGCCTGGCGCAGCTGCACCAGCTGCGCGGGCGCGTCGGGCGGGCCCGCGAGCGCGGGTACGCCTACTTCCTGTATCCGCCGGAGAAGCCGCTGACCGACACCGCGCACGACCGGCTGGCCACGATCGCGCAGAACTCCGAGCTCGGCGCCGGGATGGCGGTGGCGATGAAGGACCTGGAGATTCGGGGCGCGGGCAACATCCTCGGCGCCGAGCAGTCCGGCCACATCGCCGGTGTCGGGTTCGACCTGTACATGCGACTGGTCGGTGAAGCCGTGCAGGCCTTCCGCGAGCACGCCGGGGCGGAACCGGGCGAGGAGGAGGAGCTCGCCGAGGTGCGGGTGGATCTGCCGGTGGACGCCCACATCCCGCACGACTACGTGCCGGGTGAACGGTTGCGGCTGGAGGCCTACCGCAAGATCGCCGCCGCTGCGGCCGGGCCCGCGTTGGACGCGGTGCGCTCGGAGCTGGCCGATCGCTACGGCCCGGTGCCCGACTCGGTGGAGCGGCTGCTCAAGGTCGCGGCGTTCCGGCAGGTCTGCCGTGCGCACGGGGTCACCGAGGTCACCCTGCAGGGATCGTCGTTGCGGTTGGCACCGGTGGAGCTGTCGGAGTCGGCGCAGGTGCGGCTCAAGCGCCTGTACCCGAAGGCGGTGTACAAGGCGGCCGTGCGCACCGTGTCGGTCCCGCGCCCGACCGAGGGCGCCGCGGGCGGTCGGATCGGTGCGCCGCAGCTGCGCGACGAGGCGCTGCTCGACTGGTGCACCAAGCTCGTCGAGTCCCTGGTGGCTGCCCCCGCACCCGTGGGATGA
- a CDS encoding MazG family protein produces the protein MTAANEPIVDGCALVLVDDRLGEVVPAAAVPVLRAAVAVYADAGLAPETRAALDAPIPPPLGDLLAQAAREPVVLVASDPGSAEVLALHSAGAQWLGSTAPAGVELLDAVTVMDRLRSPGGCPWDAEQTHDSLRQYLVEETYELLEALERRDRTELREELGDVLLQVLFHARVATEDSADPFDVDEVASKLVSKLVSRHPHVFSEAENIHDAESQHLRWEELKQQEKRRESSMDGVATGQPAVALAAKLAQRAARARIPADLLPQSGSTGNALFDIAARAKLDHQDPEDALRAVALRFAERVRAAESRARQAGREPSELSETEWRRFWSELPDSGGPLGDSSGR, from the coding sequence ATGACTGCTGCGAACGAGCCGATCGTTGACGGCTGCGCCCTCGTCCTCGTCGACGACCGGCTCGGCGAGGTCGTCCCGGCGGCTGCCGTGCCGGTGCTGCGCGCCGCTGTCGCCGTGTACGCCGACGCGGGACTGGCGCCGGAGACCCGTGCCGCGCTCGATGCGCCGATACCTCCGCCGCTCGGAGACCTGCTGGCACAGGCTGCCCGAGAACCGGTCGTGCTCGTGGCCTCCGATCCCGGTTCCGCCGAGGTTCTCGCCCTGCACTCCGCCGGGGCGCAGTGGCTCGGCTCGACAGCCCCGGCCGGAGTGGAACTGCTGGACGCGGTGACGGTGATGGACCGGCTGCGCTCACCCGGTGGATGCCCGTGGGACGCCGAGCAAACGCACGATTCGCTGCGCCAATACCTCGTGGAGGAGACCTACGAGCTGCTGGAGGCACTGGAACGCCGCGACCGCACGGAACTGCGGGAGGAACTGGGCGATGTACTGCTTCAGGTGCTCTTTCACGCGCGGGTCGCGACCGAGGACAGTGCGGATCCGTTCGATGTGGACGAGGTTGCTTCGAAGCTGGTCAGCAAGCTCGTCTCGCGGCACCCCCACGTATTCTCCGAGGCGGAAAACATCCACGACGCCGAATCCCAGCATCTGCGCTGGGAAGAGCTCAAACAGCAGGAGAAGCGCCGCGAATCCAGCATGGACGGTGTCGCCACCGGCCAGCCCGCCGTGGCGCTGGCCGCCAAGCTGGCCCAGCGAGCAGCACGCGCGCGTATCCCGGCAGACCTGTTGCCGCAGAGCGGGAGCACGGGGAATGCTCTGTTCGACATCGCCGCCCGGGCGAAGCTGGATCACCAGGATCCCGAGGACGCACTGCGTGCCGTGGCTCTGCGCTTCGCCGAACGGGTGCGCGCGGCCGAGTCGCGGGCACGGCAGGCGGGTCGGGAACCATCGGAGCTGTCGGAAACCGAGTGGCGCCGCTTCTGGAGTGAACTGCCCGATTCCGGTGGCCCGCTGGGCGACTCGTCCGGCCGGTGA
- a CDS encoding ESX secretion-associated protein EspG, with protein sequence MSGERFERILDRPVVLSYTCYDVLHHGECGEGTPKPAGLEGISPGSTNRERIRIVTEVLADLRERGLAVVDTPVRPLRDTIRLLHEPQRRIYGWYAIRGDEGTTYGGFHAAESDGCAVLAAEEDGRVLLEPVPSDVLLSTVVSLLPDAEPIADTAMVVAPERPPRRVPVKPEDEWAESGDEVRRPHSAREALQRKHDRIEELTSGPLDFAMQVGRSTRTAKGGERVCDHPLNYYAGRQGALLTVVKRARADGAEGDGAEEDGDLRRHVLPATPDVFRQELRELGRTR encoded by the coding sequence GTGAGCGGGGAGCGTTTCGAGCGGATCCTCGACCGCCCGGTCGTGCTGAGCTACACCTGCTATGACGTGCTGCATCACGGCGAGTGCGGGGAGGGCACCCCGAAACCGGCCGGTTTGGAAGGGATTTCGCCGGGAAGTACGAATCGGGAACGCATCCGGATCGTCACCGAAGTCCTCGCCGATCTGCGCGAGCGCGGCTTGGCGGTCGTGGACACGCCGGTGCGGCCGTTGCGCGACACGATTCGTCTGCTGCACGAGCCGCAGCGGCGCATCTACGGTTGGTACGCGATCCGCGGCGACGAGGGGACGACCTACGGTGGCTTTCACGCCGCCGAGTCCGACGGGTGCGCGGTGCTGGCCGCGGAGGAGGACGGGCGGGTTCTTCTCGAACCCGTGCCGTCGGATGTGCTGCTGTCGACGGTGGTGAGCCTGCTACCCGACGCCGAGCCGATTGCCGACACCGCCATGGTCGTGGCACCGGAGCGTCCGCCGCGCCGTGTACCGGTGAAACCCGAGGACGAGTGGGCGGAGTCGGGAGACGAGGTTCGGCGGCCCCACTCGGCCCGGGAGGCGCTGCAGCGCAAGCACGACCGCATCGAGGAACTGACGAGTGGCCCGCTGGACTTTGCCATGCAGGTCGGCCGGTCAACCAGGACGGCCAAGGGCGGGGAGAGGGTTTGCGACCATCCGCTGAACTATTACGCGGGGCGGCAGGGAGCACTGCTGACCGTGGTCAAACGCGCTCGTGCGGATGGAGCCGAAGGGGACGGCGCCGAAGAGGACGGTGATCTGCGCAGGCACGTGCTCCCCGCAACTCCGGATGTCTTCCGACAGGAACTGCGCGAGCTCGGACGTACGAGGTGA
- a CDS encoding tetratricopeptide repeat protein gives MTTESTVEAFRKAESLVAQRRPLEALHVLGPVLEIAPDKPSVQLLAGRAYLFSAQFQRAELAFLRVIELDPSDHYARLVLGRTLQRQGRLSEAQTQVRLAATMYPDPAYQEVLGEINAHIALDPRSSE, from the coding sequence ATGACCACTGAAAGTACCGTGGAAGCGTTCCGCAAAGCGGAATCGCTGGTAGCGCAGCGGCGGCCACTGGAAGCTCTTCATGTCCTGGGGCCGGTACTCGAGATCGCTCCCGACAAGCCGAGCGTCCAGTTGCTCGCCGGTCGCGCGTATCTGTTCTCGGCCCAGTTCCAGCGTGCCGAGCTCGCCTTCTTGCGGGTGATCGAACTCGATCCGTCCGACCACTACGCACGCCTGGTGCTGGGACGCACCTTGCAGCGGCAGGGACGGCTCAGCGAGGCACAGACGCAGGTGCGGCTCGCCGCGACGATGTATCCTGACCCCGCCTATCAGGAAGTACTCGGCGAGATCAACGCCCACATCGCGTTGGACCCCCGATCGAGTGAGTGA
- a CDS encoding esterase/lipase family protein has translation MRRFTTRLTRITALAAVAAASVLSPAAASAAPAHDPVVFVHGWVGADWNWTEMVEDFESDGWSEDELHVWQYDWAQSNVTTAGELASKVDQVLGNTGADRVDIVTHSMGGLSSRYFLKFLGGTAQVDDWVSIGGPNHGTNAAYACWTTSCEEMRYESTFLTDLNAGDETPGGVDYGTFRSPCDEVINPDSSTVLAGATNTQVSCTGHVTLLSSDEVSEGVRDFVE, from the coding sequence ATGCGTCGGTTCACCACTCGCCTCACCCGAATCACCGCCCTCGCGGCAGTGGCCGCCGCCTCCGTGCTCTCCCCCGCAGCCGCCTCGGCCGCCCCGGCGCACGACCCCGTCGTTTTCGTGCACGGCTGGGTCGGTGCGGACTGGAACTGGACGGAGATGGTCGAGGACTTCGAATCCGACGGCTGGAGCGAGGACGAGCTGCACGTGTGGCAGTATGACTGGGCACAGTCCAATGTGACCACTGCCGGAGAGCTCGCGAGCAAGGTCGACCAGGTACTCGGCAACACCGGTGCGGACCGGGTCGACATCGTCACCCATTCCATGGGCGGTCTGTCCTCGCGCTACTTCCTGAAGTTTCTCGGCGGCACCGCACAGGTCGACGACTGGGTGAGCATCGGCGGACCCAACCACGGCACCAACGCCGCCTATGCGTGCTGGACGACCTCCTGCGAGGAGATGCGCTACGAGTCGACGTTTCTGACCGATCTCAACGCCGGCGACGAGACACCGGGCGGGGTCGACTACGGAACGTTTCGTTCACCGTGCGACGAAGTGATCAACCCGGACAGCAGCACCGTGCTGGCAGGCGCGACCAACACGCAGGTGTCCTGCACCGGACACGTCACACTGCTCTCCTCCGACGAGGTCTCCGAAGGCGTCCGGGATTTCGTGGAGTGA
- a CDS encoding SurA N-terminal domain-containing protein: MSSVILRPTRVLIALLAACLLLAGCGAGPGKVGTAAIVGDRAIPLTAVESRFTAVLNKNPDLADQLRQQGRMDDLARRIAGFAVRRELAAQAARRENLRVSEQEITTRINRAGGAQAAAEGTIFTARNYREVVRSQLLMTELGRKYLGTTSVTFDYTQATTRKEAKTKAERMARGPQQAAALIKADRARGVPAEFGRRVRASDSASLAVGTPLFGATPGTVVAFKGPNQRAGTWLIARITERNTKAAPAAAGSQADERVMQAFGTRLLGLTAQRVGVELSPRYGVWDPIRLTPAPDDGQTTGFRLDGGRVPAA; encoded by the coding sequence GTGAGTTCCGTCATCCTTCGACCCACTCGGGTGCTCATCGCGTTGCTCGCGGCCTGCCTGCTGCTCGCCGGTTGCGGGGCGGGCCCGGGCAAGGTCGGCACGGCTGCCATCGTCGGTGACCGAGCGATCCCACTGACCGCAGTGGAGTCCCGGTTCACCGCCGTACTGAACAAGAACCCCGATCTGGCCGATCAACTACGACAGCAGGGCCGGATGGACGATCTCGCCCGGCGGATCGCCGGATTCGCGGTCCGCCGGGAATTGGCCGCCCAAGCGGCTCGCCGCGAGAACCTGCGGGTCTCCGAGCAGGAGATCACCACGAGGATCAACCGTGCGGGCGGAGCACAGGCCGCGGCCGAGGGCACGATCTTCACCGCTCGGAATTACCGCGAGGTGGTGCGCTCGCAGCTGTTGATGACCGAGCTCGGCCGCAAGTACCTCGGCACGACATCGGTCACGTTCGACTACACCCAAGCCACCACCCGCAAGGAAGCCAAGACCAAGGCCGAGCGCATGGCCCGGGGGCCACAGCAGGCCGCCGCACTCATCAAGGCCGACCGTGCCAGGGGTGTCCCGGCCGAATTCGGCAGGCGGGTGCGCGCGAGTGACAGTGCCTCACTGGCGGTTGGCACCCCCTTGTTCGGTGCCACTCCGGGGACGGTCGTGGCCTTCAAGGGACCGAATCAGCGTGCGGGGACCTGGCTGATCGCCCGTATCACCGAGCGCAACACGAAGGCTGCGCCCGCTGCGGCAGGCAGCCAGGCCGACGAGCGGGTCATGCAGGCCTTCGGAACGCGGCTGCTCGGCCTCACGGCCCAGCGTGTCGGCGTGGAGCTCAGTCCCCGCTACGGAGTGTGGGACCCGATCAGGCTCACCCCCGCACCCGATGACGGACAGACGACCGGTTTTCGCCTGGACGGCGGGCGCGTCCCCGCCGCGTGA